A section of the Phacochoerus africanus isolate WHEZ1 chromosome 4, ROS_Pafr_v1, whole genome shotgun sequence genome encodes:
- the MVB12A gene encoding multivesicular body subunit 12A, producing MDPGPGTDAAPLAGLAWSSASAPPPRGFSAISCTVEGAPASFGKTFAQKSGYFLCLNPLGSLENPQENVVVDIQILVDKSPLPPGFSPVCDPVDSKASVSKKKRMCVKLVPLGVADMAVFDVRLSGKTKTVPGYLRVGDMGGFAIWCKKAKAPRPVPKPRALSRDMRDLSLDQLSQPSKGGFPERTLSRLGSRASTLRRNDSIYEASNLYGISAMDGVPFTLHPRFEGKSCGPLAFSAFADLTIKSLADIEEEYNYGFVVEKTAAARLPPSVS from the exons ATGGATCCGGGGCCCGGGACCGACGCGGCCCCGTTGGCTGGCCTGGCCTGGTCGTCGGCCTCGGCGCCTCCGCCAAGGGGATTCAGTGCG ATCTCCTGCACCGTGGAGGGAGCTCCCGCCAGCTTCGGCAAGACCTTCGCGCAGAAATCCGGCTACTTCCTATGTCTCAATCCTTTGGGCAGCCTAGAG AATCCACAGGAGAACGTGGTGGTCGATATCCAGATCCTGGTGGACAAGAGCCCTCTCCCGCCGGGATTCTCCCCTGTCTGCGACCCCGTAGACTCCA AGGCCTCTGTATCCAAGAAGAAACGCATGTGTGTTAAGCTGGTACCCTTgggggtcgcagacatggctgtaTTTGACGTCCGGCTGAGTGGGAAAACCAAGACAGTGCCTGGATACCTTCGAGTCGG gGACATGGGTGGCTTTGCCATCTGGTGCAAGAAAGCCAAAGCCCCGCGGCCAGTGCCCAAGCCCCGAGCTCTCAGCCGAGACATGAGGGACCTCTCCCTGGACCAGCTCAGCCAGCCCAG CAAGGGCGGCTTTCCAGAGCGGACACTCTCAAGGCTGGGCTCTCGGGCATCTACCCTACGGAGGAACGACTCCATCTACGAGGCTTCCAACCTTTATGGCATCTCAG CCATGGATGGGGTTCCCTTCACGCTGCACCCCCGATTTGAGGGCAAGAGCTGTGGCCCCCTG GCCTTCTCTGCCTTTGCTGATCTGACCATCAAGTCACTGGCGGACATTGAGGAGGAG tacAACTATGGCTTCGTGGTGGAGAAGACAGCGGCTGCCCGCCTGCCGCCTAGCGTCTCTTAG